A genomic region of Melopsittacus undulatus isolate bMelUnd1 chromosome 5, bMelUnd1.mat.Z, whole genome shotgun sequence contains the following coding sequences:
- the PPP2CB gene encoding serine/threonine-protein phosphatase 2A catalytic subunit beta isoform: MEEKGFAKELDQWIEQLNECRQLSESQVRSLCEKAKEILTKESNVQEVRCPVTVCGDVHGQFHDLMELFRIGGKSPDTNYLFMGDYVDRGYYSVETVTLLVALKVRYPERITILRGNHESRQITQVYGFYDECLRKYGNANVWKYFTDLFDYLPLTALVDGQIFCLHGGLSPSIDTLDHIRALDRLQEVPHEGPMCDLLWSDPDDRGGWGISPRGAGYTFGQDISETFNHANGLTLVSRAHQLVMEGYNWCHDRNVVTIFSAPNYCYRCGNQAAIMELDDTLKYSFLQFDPAPRRGEPHVTRRTPDYFL, from the exons ATGGAGGAGAAGGGGTTCGCCAAGGAGCTGGACCAGTGGATCGAGCAGCTGAACGAGTGCCGGCAGCTGAGCGAGAGCCAGGTCCGCAGTCTCTGCGAGAAG GCTAAAGAAATTCTTACAAAGGAATCTAACGTGCAAGAGGTACGTTGCCCCGTCACCGTCTGTGGGGATGTCCACGGTCAATTCCACGACCTCATGGAACTCTTTAGAATTGGTGGGAAATCGCCAGACACAAATTACCTGTTCATGGGAGACTATGTGGACAGAGGCTACTACTCGGTGGAAACAGTGACTCTTCTAGTAGCGTTGAAG GTGCGCTACCCAGAACGCATCACAATACTGAGGGGCAACCATGAGAGCAGACAAATCACACAAGTGTATGGCTTTTATGATGAATGTCTGCGAAAGTATGGCAATGCCAACGTCTGGAAGTACTTCACAGATCTGTTTGATTATCTTCCACTTACAGCTCTAGTAGATGGCCAG attttctgTCTCCATGGTGGCCTCTCTCCGTCCATAGATACACTGGATCATATCAGGGCTCTGGACCGCCTGCAGGAAGTTCCACATGAG GGACCTATGTGTGATCTGTTATGGTCGGATCCGGATGATCGTGGCGGCTGGGGTATCTCTCCACGTGGTGCTGGCTACACCTTTGGGCAAGATATTTCCGAAACATTTAACCATGCCAATGGTCTCACACTGGTTTCCCGTGCTCACCAACTTGTCATGGAG GGTTATAACTGGTGCCATGACCGAAACGTGGTTACCATTTTCAGTGCGCCTAATTACTGTTATCGTTGTGGGAACCAGGCTGCTATTATGGAACTAGATGacactttaaaatattcctt cctccaGTTTGACCCAGCACCTCGCCGTGGAGAGCCTCATGTGACCCGTCGTACCCCAGACTACTTCCTATAA
- the GSR gene encoding glutathione reductase, mitochondrial isoform X2, protein MAAAAYELLVLGGGSGGLAGARRAAELGARVALVEPHRLGGTCVNVGCVPKKVMWNAAVHMEFVHDHADYGFETSGIKFNWRTIKEKRDAYVRRLNEIYENNLKKAHIDIIRGYGKFTADPEPTIEVDGKRYTAPHILVATGGHPAVPSDSQIPGASLGMTSDGFFDLEELPRRSVIVGAGYIAVEIAGILSTLGSKSSLLIRQDKVLRTFDSMISSNCTQELENSGVDVWKHTQVKRVTKSPSGLLAVTVTSSMPGHKPTEEVIQDIDCLLWAVGREPNTQDLCLDRVGVQMDAKGHVVVDEYQNTTRRGVYAIGDVCGRALLTPVAIAAGRKLAHRLFEGKQDSRLDYNYIPTVVFSHPPIGTVGLTEDEAMATYGKENVKIYSTSFNPLYHAVTQRKVKCVMKVVCAGKEEKVVGLHMQGLGCDEILQGFAVAIKMGATKADLDNTIAIHPTSAEELVTLR, encoded by the exons ATGGCGGCTGCCGCTTAcgagctgctggtgctgggtggTGGATCGGGGGGCCTGGCAGGGGCTCGGCGGGCGGCCGAGCTGGGAGCCCGCGTTGCACTGGTGGAGCCGCATCGCTTAGGCGGCACTTGC GTCAATGTCGGATGTGTGCCGAAGAAG GTGATGTGGAATGCGGCTGTCCACATGGAGTTTGTCCATGATCACGCTGACTATGGCTTCGAAACATCTGGCATCAAGTTCAACTGGAG AACCATTAAAGAGAAGCGTGATGCTTACGTGAGGCGCCTCAATGAGATCTATGAGAATAACCTCAAGAAG GCTCACATTGACATCATTCGGGGCTATGGCAAGTTCACTGCTGATCCTGAGCCTACCATTGAAGTGGATGGGAAAAGATACACAGCTCCTCACATCCTTGTAGCCACAGGCGGGCACCCAGCTGTCCCTTCTGACAGCCAAATTCCTG GTGCCAGCCTGGGGATGACCAGCGATGGCTTCTTTGACCTGGAGGAGCTGCCCAG GCGTAGCGTGATTGTCGGTGCCGGCTACATCGCAGTGGAAATCGCAGGGATCCTCTCCACGCTGGGCTCAAAGTCATCCCTGCTGATCCGCCAGGACAAG GTTCTGAGGACTTTCGACTCCATGATCAGCTCAAACTGCACCCAGGAGCTGGAGAACAGCGGAGTGGATGTCTGGAAACACACACAG GTCAAGAGGGTCACCAAGTCCCCTTCTGGGCTGCTGGCTGTGACAGTGACCTCCTCAATGCCAGGCCACAAGCCAACGGAGGAAGTGATTCAGGACATAGACTGTCTGCTGtgggctgtggggagggaaCCCAACACCCAGGACCTGTGCCTGGACCGAGTG GGTGTGCAGATGGATGCCAAAGGCCATGTGGTGGTGGATGAATACCAGAACACCACCAGGAGAGGGGTCTATGCCATCGGGGATGTGTGTGGGAGAGCTCTCCTCACCCCAG TGGCCATTGCAGCTGGCAGAAAGCTGGCCCACAGGCTCTTTGAGGGCAAGCAGGACTCCCGGCTTGACTACAATTACATCCCCACTGTTGTCTTCAGCCACCCACCCATTGGCACCGTGGGTCTCACTGAAG ACGAAGCCATGGCCACATACGGGAAGGAGAATGTGAAGATCTACAGTACATCCTTCAACCCACTGTACCATGCTGTCACCCAGAGGAAGGTGAAGTGTGTCATGAAGGTGGTGTGTGCTGGCAAGGAGGAGAAG GTGGTGGGATTGCACATGCAAGGGCTGGGCTGCGATGAGATACTGCAGGGCTTTGCTGTGGCCATCAAAATGGGGGCCACCAAGGCTGACCTGGACAACACCATTGCCATTCATCCCACTTCTGCTGAAGAGCTGGTGACACTGCGTtga
- the GSR gene encoding glutathione reductase, mitochondrial isoform X1: MPGAGWSFLLVNVGCVPKKVMWNAAVHMEFVHDHADYGFETSGIKFNWRTIKEKRDAYVRRLNEIYENNLKKAHIDIIRGYGKFTADPEPTIEVDGKRYTAPHILVATGGHPAVPSDSQIPGASLGMTSDGFFDLEELPRRSVIVGAGYIAVEIAGILSTLGSKSSLLIRQDKVLRTFDSMISSNCTQELENSGVDVWKHTQVKRVTKSPSGLLAVTVTSSMPGHKPTEEVIQDIDCLLWAVGREPNTQDLCLDRVGVQMDAKGHVVVDEYQNTTRRGVYAIGDVCGRALLTPVAIAAGRKLAHRLFEGKQDSRLDYNYIPTVVFSHPPIGTVGLTEDEAMATYGKENVKIYSTSFNPLYHAVTQRKVKCVMKVVCAGKEEKVVGLHMQGLGCDEILQGFAVAIKMGATKADLDNTIAIHPTSAEELVTLR; the protein is encoded by the exons ATGCCAGGGGCAGGATGGAGTTTTCTGCTT GTCAATGTCGGATGTGTGCCGAAGAAG GTGATGTGGAATGCGGCTGTCCACATGGAGTTTGTCCATGATCACGCTGACTATGGCTTCGAAACATCTGGCATCAAGTTCAACTGGAG AACCATTAAAGAGAAGCGTGATGCTTACGTGAGGCGCCTCAATGAGATCTATGAGAATAACCTCAAGAAG GCTCACATTGACATCATTCGGGGCTATGGCAAGTTCACTGCTGATCCTGAGCCTACCATTGAAGTGGATGGGAAAAGATACACAGCTCCTCACATCCTTGTAGCCACAGGCGGGCACCCAGCTGTCCCTTCTGACAGCCAAATTCCTG GTGCCAGCCTGGGGATGACCAGCGATGGCTTCTTTGACCTGGAGGAGCTGCCCAG GCGTAGCGTGATTGTCGGTGCCGGCTACATCGCAGTGGAAATCGCAGGGATCCTCTCCACGCTGGGCTCAAAGTCATCCCTGCTGATCCGCCAGGACAAG GTTCTGAGGACTTTCGACTCCATGATCAGCTCAAACTGCACCCAGGAGCTGGAGAACAGCGGAGTGGATGTCTGGAAACACACACAG GTCAAGAGGGTCACCAAGTCCCCTTCTGGGCTGCTGGCTGTGACAGTGACCTCCTCAATGCCAGGCCACAAGCCAACGGAGGAAGTGATTCAGGACATAGACTGTCTGCTGtgggctgtggggagggaaCCCAACACCCAGGACCTGTGCCTGGACCGAGTG GGTGTGCAGATGGATGCCAAAGGCCATGTGGTGGTGGATGAATACCAGAACACCACCAGGAGAGGGGTCTATGCCATCGGGGATGTGTGTGGGAGAGCTCTCCTCACCCCAG TGGCCATTGCAGCTGGCAGAAAGCTGGCCCACAGGCTCTTTGAGGGCAAGCAGGACTCCCGGCTTGACTACAATTACATCCCCACTGTTGTCTTCAGCCACCCACCCATTGGCACCGTGGGTCTCACTGAAG ACGAAGCCATGGCCACATACGGGAAGGAGAATGTGAAGATCTACAGTACATCCTTCAACCCACTGTACCATGCTGTCACCCAGAGGAAGGTGAAGTGTGTCATGAAGGTGGTGTGTGCTGGCAAGGAGGAGAAG GTGGTGGGATTGCACATGCAAGGGCTGGGCTGCGATGAGATACTGCAGGGCTTTGCTGTGGCCATCAAAATGGGGGCCACCAAGGCTGACCTGGACAACACCATTGCCATTCATCCCACTTCTGCTGAAGAGCTGGTGACACTGCGTtga
- the LOC115945481 gene encoding uncharacterized protein: MARAKTNGGVNKGVNGKVPMSRLVLEGERRRVRLRVLRCCPEEAPPPREDLPVSGGSAGLRRCCRATDPPPVLLLPSRRVRGGARTGGAVLRSHRGGSTHREARATPAPACPGQPRHPRTLPSKGNGENGKNRRYSLLLPLLGYGEGAAARAAARLPLLAAPALCVRLLPGSTAETGRYRGSGLPAPAVTADTGCCFSPARLRSGFGRTELSVRPALARARTARKSLRWKQRPRAPHRFLEPRWWLCEARLDTGREGCPCAADPSGAVVDPGSAAWGKLILTEEHGPRGMDTWMGRGAPATSGAVCRGRPSRLTCLCPPMTVRVPGSSSSSFMARDTVSACLFFQAQPLDGSSSIMAAVHVHLQPQLLLQPACAC; encoded by the exons ATGGCGAGGGCTAAGACTAACGGCGGCGTTAATAAAGGGGTGAACGGGAAGGTGCCCATGTCTCGACTGGTCCTTGAGGGGGAGCGCCGCCGGGTCCGGCTGCGGGTGCTGCGCTGCTGCCCCGAG GAGGCGCCACCACCGCGGGAAGACCTCCCTGTGTCTGGGGGCTCTGCTGGGCTGCGGCGCTGCTGCCGCGCCACGGATCCTCCcccggtgctgctgctgccgagCCGGCGGGTCCGAGGCGGAGCCCGGACCGGGGGAGCTGTTCTCCGGTCTCACCGGGGCGGTTCCACACACAGAGAAGCGAGAGCGACGCCGGCCCCcgcctgccctgggcagcctcgGCATCCCCGGACGCTGCCGAGCAAGGGAAAcggggaaaatgggaagaacCGGCGCTATTCTTTGCTTCTTCCGCTGCTGGGCTACGGTGAGGGTGCGGCGGCACGAGCCGCTGCCCGGTTACCGCTACTCGCAGCCCCGGCTCTGTGTGTGAGACTCCTGCCGGGAAGCACGGCTGAAACGGGCAGGTACCGGGGGTCGGGGCTGCCTGCGCCCGCAGTCACTG CGGACACCGGTTGTTGCTTTTCTCCGGCTCGTCTCCGCAGCGGCTTCGGCAGGACAGAGCTTTCCGTTCGTCCGGCTCTGGCGAGAGCTCGGACGG CTCGAAAGAGCCTGCGGTGGAAGCAAAGGCCCAGAGCCCCGCACCGGTTTCTGGAGCCCCGTTGGTGGCTCTGTGAAGCCCGGCTGGACACGGGGAGAGAGGGCTGCCCCTGTGCTGCCGATCCCTCGGGAGCTGTCGTTGACCCCGGTAGTGCCGCGTGGGGAAAGCTCATTCTCACCGAGGAGCACGGCCCGAGGG GGATGGACACATGGATGGGCAGAGGAGCCCCAGCCACGTCGGGAGCTGTGTGTCGAGGCCGACCTAGCCGCCTGACCTGCCTGTGCCCGCCCATGACAGTGCGAGTGCCTGGCTCCA GCTCAAGCTCATTTATGGCTCGGGACACTGTTTctgcctgccttttttttcaggcCCAGCCACTGGATGGGTCTAGTTCCATTATGGCTGCAGTTCATGTCCatctccagccccagctgctgcttcaacCTGCTTGTGCTTGTTGA
- the BTC gene encoding probetacellulin isoform X1 encodes MEAAAAPAPGGGPGTLLLCLALASGLAVFGCVGADTNVTTDHGTEGFTCGTPRSCMGNVTHLRRQGHFSKCPEEYKHYCVKGRCRFLMAEKTPACVCERGYTGARCERVDIFYLRGDRGQIVIISLIAAIVTLIILIVCACLCSHHCRKQRRKRKADEMETLNKNLPSKSEDVLETGIV; translated from the exons AtggaggcggcggcggccccggccccgggcGGCGGCCCCGGTACCCTGTTGCTCTGCCTGGCACTCGCCTCCG GTTTGGCTGTCTTTGGTTGTGTGGGTGCTGACACAAATGTCACCACTGACCATGGAACAGAGGGATTTACCTGTGGCACACCCCGGAGCTGCATGG GGAATGTGACACACCTGAGGCGGCAGGGACACTTCTCCAAGTGCCCAGAGGAATACAAGCACTACTGCGTCAAGGGGAGATGCCGATTCCTCATGGCCGAGAAGACACCGGCTTGTGT GTGTGAGAGGGGCTACACGGGGGCTCGCTGCGAGAGGGTGGACATCTTCTACCTGCGAGGCGACCGGGGACAGATCGTCATCATCTCCTTGATTGCTGCCATCGTCACCCTTATCATCCTCATAGTCTGCGCCTGCCTCTGCAGTCA CCACTGTCGGAAGCAGCGCAGGAAGAGAAAGGCGGACGAGATGGAGACATTAAACAAGAATTTGCCTTCCAAAAGCGAGGATGTGCTGGAGACAGGCATTGTGTGA
- the BTC gene encoding probetacellulin isoform X2 translates to MEAAAAPAPGGGPGTLLLCLALASGNVTHLRRQGHFSKCPEEYKHYCVKGRCRFLMAEKTPACVCERGYTGARCERVDIFYLRGDRGQIVIISLIAAIVTLIILIVCACLCSHHCRKQRRKRKADEMETLNKNLPSKSEDVLETGIV, encoded by the exons AtggaggcggcggcggccccggccccgggcGGCGGCCCCGGTACCCTGTTGCTCTGCCTGGCACTCGCCTCCG GGAATGTGACACACCTGAGGCGGCAGGGACACTTCTCCAAGTGCCCAGAGGAATACAAGCACTACTGCGTCAAGGGGAGATGCCGATTCCTCATGGCCGAGAAGACACCGGCTTGTGT GTGTGAGAGGGGCTACACGGGGGCTCGCTGCGAGAGGGTGGACATCTTCTACCTGCGAGGCGACCGGGGACAGATCGTCATCATCTCCTTGATTGCTGCCATCGTCACCCTTATCATCCTCATAGTCTGCGCCTGCCTCTGCAGTCA CCACTGTCGGAAGCAGCGCAGGAAGAGAAAGGCGGACGAGATGGAGACATTAAACAAGAATTTGCCTTCCAAAAGCGAGGATGTGCTGGAGACAGGCATTGTGTGA